One window of Atribacter laminatus genomic DNA carries:
- a CDS encoding fasciclin domain-containing protein, with protein MTTKRFILASLVFSLSLMLLSSIALAQTTTYVNAMDTAKMADELSTFVAAVEAAGLGDKLNNGQYTIFAPTNEAFANLPEGKLDRLLLPENKQKLIEILTYHVIPIRLSVDDFREGKSYKTLNGHLLNVLFTNPPILVNKKISVITSLAASNAIIYFVDMVILPPEGKPAN; from the coding sequence ATGACGACAAAAAGATTTATCCTTGCCAGCCTAGTATTTTCTTTATCTCTCATGCTCCTCTCAAGCATAGCTCTCGCCCAAACTACCACCTATGTAAATGCTATGGATACAGCTAAAATGGCAGATGAACTCAGTACCTTTGTAGCCGCCGTTGAGGCTGCTGGTCTTGGCGATAAGCTGAATAATGGCCAATACACAATTTTTGCTCCAACTAACGAAGCTTTTGCTAATCTTCCCGAAGGGAAGCTTGATCGACTATTGTTACCTGAGAACAAGCAGAAATTAATCGAAATTTTAACCTATCATGTCATTCCAATCCGTCTTTCTGTTGACGATTTCCGTGAAGGAAAATCTTATAAAACATTGAATGGACATCTGCTGAATGTTCTTTTTACCAATCCACCAATTTTAGTGAATAAAAAGATCAGCGTTATTACCTCTTTAGCTGCTTCCAATGCGATTATCTATTTTGTCGATATGGTCATTCTCCCCCCAGAGGGAAAACCAGCCAATTAA
- a CDS encoding fasciclin domain-containing protein: MNGLTSMILSRKTFLLVSVVLLIAFMSGVASSADIVTVTSDKNIVDTAQGAGIFTTLLAAAQAAGLADILANTQNITVFAPNDAAFAALPAGFVDGLLKPENQDLLVQILSYHVVPFRVNARDLVNTLTLRTLFDNYPLYLRVGGEGTVNIMNGAPGSCEVKGIVADKNMIEATNGNIYVIDTVLTPWKACSVDLLN, from the coding sequence ATGAACGGATTAACCTCGATGATTCTGAGTAGAAAAACCTTTCTTCTCGTAAGTGTAGTTCTTTTGATCGCTTTCATGAGTGGAGTGGCATCCAGTGCTGATATCGTCACCGTCACCAGTGATAAGAATATCGTTGATACTGCCCAAGGGGCGGGTATCTTTACCACTCTCTTAGCAGCTGCCCAAGCAGCAGGTCTGGCTGATATCTTAGCCAATACCCAAAACATCACGGTGTTTGCTCCCAATGATGCTGCCTTTGCTGCCTTACCGGCTGGTTTTGTCGATGGACTCCTGAAACCGGAAAATCAAGACCTCTTGGTTCAGATTCTTTCCTACCATGTGGTTCCTTTCCGAGTCAATGCCCGAGACTTAGTGAACACCTTAACCTTGCGGACTCTGTTTGATAACTATCCTCTGTATCTCCGAGTGGGAGGAGAAGGAACCGTGAACATCATGAACGGTGCTCCGGGGTCGTGTGAAGTCAAGGGAATCGTCGCCGACAAGAACATGATTGAAGCCACCAATGGAAACATCTATGTGATTGATACTGTTCTCACTCCCTGGAAGGCGTGTTCGGTTGATTTGTTGAATTGA